The following proteins are encoded in a genomic region of uncultured Vibrio sp.:
- the oadA gene encoding sodium-extruding oxaloacetate decarboxylase subunit alpha encodes MSKPLAITDVVLRDAHQSLFATRMRIDDMLPIAAELDKIGYWSLETWGGATFDSCIRFLGEDPWERLRELKKAMPNTPMQMLLRGQNLLGYRHYADDVVEKFVERAHANGMDVFRIFDAMNDVRNFQKAVKATVDVGAHAQGTLSYTTSPVHNADTWVDLAKRLEDLGCHSLCIKDMSGLLKPYEAEELITRIKASCDVPLALHCHATTGLSTATAIKAVEAGIDILDTAISSMSSTYGHTPTETVVAMLQGTERDTNLKLEQIEPIAAYFREVRKKYAKWEGQLKGVDSRILIAQVPGGMLTNMEGQLKEQGAADRIDEVLDEIPRVREDLGFIPLVTPTSQIVGTQAVINVLTGERYKSITKETAGLLKGEYGQAPAPINAELQAKVLEGKEPITCRPADLLESEMEALTVELMDKAQSEGIKLASERVDDVLTYALFPQVGLKFLKNRGNPEAFEPAPTLETAQPAPAPAAQTPAGGVETYSVRVDGQVYEVEVGPQGELTSVTPSSAPAKSAAPAAPANVSAEFVPAPLAGNIFKVNVQPGAEVAEGDVLLILEAMKMETEVRAARGGIVQELNVKEGDAVTVGAPLLSLA; translated from the coding sequence ATGTCTAAACCACTAGCGATTACTGATGTGGTCCTGAGAGACGCCCATCAATCATTGTTTGCTACGCGAATGCGTATCGACGATATGCTGCCTATTGCGGCTGAACTAGATAAGATTGGTTATTGGTCTCTAGAGACTTGGGGTGGGGCAACGTTTGATTCGTGCATTCGATTCCTAGGAGAAGATCCGTGGGAGCGTTTGCGAGAGTTAAAAAAAGCGATGCCAAATACACCGATGCAAATGTTACTGCGTGGTCAGAACCTTTTAGGATACCGCCATTATGCTGATGATGTAGTAGAGAAGTTTGTTGAGCGTGCGCATGCAAATGGTATGGATGTTTTCCGTATTTTCGATGCAATGAATGATGTGAGAAACTTCCAAAAAGCCGTTAAAGCGACGGTGGATGTTGGTGCTCACGCACAAGGGACCTTGTCTTACACGACTAGCCCTGTACATAACGCAGATACGTGGGTTGATCTGGCAAAACGTCTGGAAGACCTAGGCTGCCATTCGTTATGTATTAAAGATATGTCAGGTCTACTCAAACCTTATGAAGCCGAAGAGCTGATCACGCGTATCAAAGCATCATGTGATGTGCCACTTGCGCTGCACTGTCATGCAACTACTGGCCTATCAACGGCAACTGCAATTAAAGCGGTTGAAGCGGGGATCGACATTCTTGATACTGCGATTTCATCAATGAGCAGTACCTACGGTCATACGCCAACAGAAACGGTGGTAGCAATGCTTCAGGGCACAGAGCGTGACACTAACCTGAAACTAGAACAGATTGAGCCAATTGCTGCTTACTTCCGCGAAGTTCGTAAGAAATACGCCAAGTGGGAAGGTCAATTGAAAGGCGTGGATTCTCGCATTCTGATTGCTCAAGTACCAGGTGGCATGTTAACCAACATGGAAGGCCAGCTTAAAGAGCAGGGCGCTGCTGATCGTATTGATGAAGTTCTAGACGAGATCCCTCGTGTTCGTGAAGATCTTGGCTTTATTCCATTGGTGACGCCGACCTCTCAAATTGTCGGAACTCAGGCAGTGATTAACGTATTAACGGGCGAGCGTTACAAGAGCATCACTAAGGAAACGGCAGGTCTGCTGAAAGGGGAATACGGTCAAGCACCTGCGCCAATCAATGCAGAACTGCAAGCTAAAGTACTTGAAGGTAAAGAGCCTATCACATGCCGTCCGGCTGATTTGTTAGAGTCAGAAATGGAAGCGCTAACGGTTGAGTTAATGGATAAGGCACAATCAGAGGGCATTAAGTTGGCAAGTGAGCGAGTGGATGATGTTCTGACTTACGCACTATTCCCTCAAGTTGGTCTTAAGTTCCTGAAGAACCGCGGTAACCCAGAAGCGTTTGAACCAGCTCCAACTCTAGAAACAGCTCAACCAGCTCCGGCACCAGCGGCTCAAACACCAGCAGGTGGCGTAGAAACTTATAGTGTTCGTGTTGATGGACAGGTTTACGAAGTAGAAGTTGGACCGCAAGGTGAATTGACGTCAGTAACGCCATCTTCTGCACCAGCAAAATCGGCGGCTCCTGCTGCACCTGCCAACGTTTCTGCCGAATTCGTACCAGCTCCACTCGCGGGTAACATCTTTAAAGTTAATGTACAGCCAGGTGCTGAAGTTGCTGAAGGTGATGTTCTGCTGATTTTAGAAGCAATGAAGATGGAAACGGAAGTTCGAGCTGCACGCGGTGGTATCGTTCAGGAATTAAATGTCAAAGAAGGTGATGCCGTGACCGTAGGTGCCCCTCTTCTTAGCCTGGCATAA
- a CDS encoding sodium ion-translocating decarboxylase subunit beta produces MDGLMTLWLETGIANFEFGQICMMLVGCTLLFLAIRKGFEPLLLLPIGFGAILANIPNAGFTEPGGLLYYVYYIGIESGVFPLLIFMGVGAMTDFGALIANPKTLWLGAAAQFGIFATLFGAILLNYVPGMEFSMADASSIAIIGGADGPTAIFLASKLSPDLLGAIAVAAYSYMALVPIIQPPIMKALTSKEERQMKMAQLRHVGKWEKVIFPMAVLLMTILFLPSATPLVGMFCLGNLMREAGVVDRLSKTAQNELINIVTIFLGLGVGSKLQADKFLNLETLGILALGAIAFSIGTAAGVLMAKLLNKFSKEDINPLIGAAGVSAVPMAARVVNKVGLDANPQNFLLMHAMGPNVAGVLGSAVAAGILLALVG; encoded by the coding sequence ATGGACGGATTGATGACCCTATGGTTAGAAACAGGGATCGCTAACTTTGAGTTTGGCCAAATCTGTATGATGTTGGTTGGTTGTACTCTGTTGTTCTTGGCGATCCGAAAGGGTTTTGAACCACTACTGCTACTTCCAATCGGTTTTGGTGCTATTTTAGCTAACATTCCTAATGCGGGCTTCACCGAGCCCGGTGGTTTGCTGTACTACGTCTATTACATCGGGATTGAATCGGGTGTATTCCCGCTGTTGATCTTCATGGGCGTTGGCGCAATGACAGACTTTGGCGCATTGATTGCCAACCCAAAAACGCTTTGGTTAGGCGCAGCGGCGCAGTTCGGTATTTTTGCAACGCTATTTGGTGCAATTTTGCTCAACTATGTGCCTGGTATGGAGTTCTCCATGGCAGACGCATCGTCAATTGCGATTATTGGTGGCGCTGATGGCCCAACCGCGATCTTCCTGGCAAGTAAACTGTCTCCAGACTTGCTTGGTGCGATTGCCGTTGCGGCGTATAGCTATATGGCGTTGGTACCGATTATTCAGCCACCAATCATGAAAGCGCTAACCTCGAAGGAAGAGCGTCAGATGAAAATGGCTCAGTTGCGCCATGTTGGTAAGTGGGAAAAGGTTATTTTCCCGATGGCAGTACTTCTGATGACGATTCTGTTTTTACCTTCTGCAACGCCTCTGGTAGGGATGTTCTGTTTAGGTAACTTGATGCGTGAAGCTGGCGTTGTGGACCGTTTATCGAAGACAGCCCAGAACGAACTTATCAATATCGTGACCATCTTCCTTGGTCTTGGTGTTGGCTCTAAGTTGCAAGCGGATAAGTTCCTCAACTTGGAAACGCTTGGTATTTTGGCTTTGGGTGCGATTGCTTTCAGTATCGGTACTGCTGCGGGTGTTCTAATGGCGAAGTTGTTGAACAAGTTCTCGAAAGAAGACATCAACCCACTGATTGGTGCGGCAGGGGTTTCTGCTGTACCAATGGCGGCGCGAGTCGTGAACAAAGTGGGCTTGGATGCAAACCCGCAAAACTTCTTGTTGATGCACGCAATGGGCCCTAACGTAGCTGGTGTTCTTGGCTCCGCTGTAGCGGCGGGTATTCTATTGGCACTGGTTGGCTAG
- a CDS encoding NADP-dependent oxidoreductase: MEHKQIVITEFGDANVLAIQHAPTPSPQSGEVLVKVSFSGINPIDVKTRAGLGWAAAQNKDNLPWVPGYDVSGEVVSCGEQTARFAVGDKVAGFIGFPVKGGGYSQYVCVPESELSHVPSNVTLDSAAVLPLAGQTAAQALEKANVTESDRVLVLAGAGGVGHIAVQLAVASKAEVFTTCSERNIDYLTSLGAHAVNYQLGPVSERVEDIDVLIDLVGGDAALDALKCLKPNARIVTVPTITAEQICEQAKQLGLEANGMLVEPKPEQLDSLLYMADVGLLKTEVQHVYPMDEVAAAHEQVESGRTRGKVLLDMTC, encoded by the coding sequence ATGGAACACAAACAGATAGTTATCACTGAATTTGGAGATGCAAACGTACTTGCGATTCAACACGCTCCAACACCGTCACCACAGTCAGGTGAAGTGTTAGTTAAAGTCTCCTTTTCCGGTATTAACCCTATTGATGTAAAGACTCGTGCAGGTCTGGGCTGGGCTGCAGCACAAAACAAAGATAACCTGCCTTGGGTTCCGGGATACGATGTTTCAGGCGAAGTCGTATCATGTGGTGAGCAAACTGCCCGTTTTGCTGTTGGAGATAAGGTTGCTGGCTTTATTGGTTTTCCTGTCAAAGGCGGAGGATACAGTCAGTATGTCTGTGTGCCCGAATCAGAACTGAGCCACGTACCAAGTAATGTCACTTTGGATTCAGCAGCAGTACTGCCTCTTGCCGGCCAAACCGCGGCTCAGGCACTGGAGAAAGCCAATGTCACCGAAAGCGATCGTGTTTTAGTGCTTGCTGGCGCGGGGGGCGTAGGACACATTGCGGTGCAATTGGCTGTGGCAAGCAAGGCTGAGGTTTTTACAACCTGCAGTGAGCGAAATATCGATTATCTCACTTCACTTGGTGCCCATGCAGTGAACTATCAACTAGGGCCAGTGTCAGAACGTGTTGAAGACATAGATGTTTTAATAGATTTAGTGGGGGGAGATGCAGCGCTGGATGCTCTCAAATGTCTCAAGCCCAATGCAAGAATTGTTACTGTGCCTACGATTACCGCTGAGCAGATTTGCGAACAAGCGAAACAGTTGGGATTAGAAGCGAACGGTATGTTAGTTGAGCCTAAGCCTGAGCAGTTAGATTCCTTGCTGTACATGGCGGATGTAGGGTTACTCAAAACAGAGGTTCAACATGTGTATCCAATGGACGAGGTCGCCGCAGCTCATGAACAAGTGGAGTCTGGGCGTACTCGAGGCAAGGTTTTGCTTGATATGACATGCTAG
- a CDS encoding YqaA family protein produces MLEAFNAGFENIALWFSGSALWVLFMTGFLSATLLPGGSEASLIATLSLNQYSISSIIVVATIGNTLGGLTNYWFGLWIPNKTQDEKHAHTALKWLSKYGYWALFFSWLPIVGDPLCLAAGWLRMKILPCVMLIFFGKAARYGLLAAIYLGLF; encoded by the coding sequence ATGCTAGAAGCATTCAATGCTGGCTTTGAGAACATCGCGCTTTGGTTTTCTGGGTCGGCATTGTGGGTGCTTTTTATGACTGGCTTTCTCAGTGCTACCTTACTTCCAGGTGGCTCTGAGGCCAGTCTCATCGCCACCCTCTCTCTAAATCAATATTCCATCTCTTCCATCATCGTTGTCGCTACAATTGGTAATACCCTTGGTGGTTTAACTAATTACTGGTTTGGATTATGGATTCCAAATAAAACCCAGGATGAAAAACATGCTCATACCGCGTTAAAGTGGTTATCAAAATATGGTTACTGGGCTTTATTTTTCAGCTGGTTACCTATTGTTGGCGACCCGCTGTGCTTAGCGGCCGGATGGTTAAGGATGAAAATTCTGCCGTGTGTAATGTTAATATTTTTTGGAAAGGCCGCTAGATATGGTCTTCTAGCAGCCATCTATCTTGGATTATTTTAA
- a CDS encoding pitrilysin family protein — MRMFWVGACSLLVITGCASQSPVSLLPEGVTFVESSHAEEGKVKIPYQKYKLDNGLTVILAPEDSDPLVHVDMTYHVGSAREEIGKSGFAHFFEHMMFQGSENVGDQQHFKIITEAGGTLNGTTNRDRTNYFETVPANQLEKMLWLESDRMGFLLDAVSQHKFEIQRSTVKNERAQRYDNRPYGLIWERMSEALYPEGHPYSWQTIGYVEDLDRVDVNDLKAFFLRWYGPNNATLTIGGDLDVEKTLNWVNKYFGSIPRGPEVDNAPKQPATLAESKYITLEDRIQQPMVMIAWPTTYDGEASQASLDTLSEVLGGGTNSLLYQDLVKTQKAVDAGSFHDCAELACTFFVYAMGDSGDKGDLSKLYQDLEQSLKKFAETGVTEDRLDQLTGKAEADAIFALQSVKGKVTQLASNETFFGQPDLIEKQLEQIRAVTPESVDKVYRDFIQGKSKVTLSVVPTGKTDLAVKPATFVTPERTLPEYKKITDDQLAYRRASDDFDRSVQPPMGEPVKATMPDLYDVHFDNGSELLGAVSDETPTVMMQFSLPAGTRYVEKGKEGLAQLTASMLQEGTTKRSMEEIQAELDKLGSVISVDATGYTTNISVSALEKNLEPTLKIVEEMLLSPAFKQEDFERVKEQALEGLVYEHQSPSWMASQASRQVLYGDSIFARPKDGTQAGMKALTLNDIRDFYTTHYTPHGAQITVVGDVSKQDIEKKLAFWTNWQDDAAPLYAPQTIPALGKQKVHLVDKPGAPQSVVMMVRQGVPYDATGEFFLGQLANFNLSGNFNSRINQNLREDKGYTYGAYGYFSGNPETGSVVFTAQVRADSTVASLIEMKNELNEFSQAGMTDDELNFMRQAVGQKDALKYETPTQKAELISNISKYNLDKDYLQQRNAIVETVDKQTLNTLAQKWFDPNDYQIIVVGDAKSLRPQLEKLGKDVEELEIIR; from the coding sequence ATGAGAATGTTTTGGGTTGGCGCGTGTTCACTGCTAGTGATCACGGGTTGTGCATCACAATCCCCCGTTTCGTTGCTACCAGAGGGGGTTACTTTCGTCGAGTCATCACATGCGGAAGAAGGCAAGGTTAAAATCCCATACCAAAAATACAAGCTTGATAATGGGTTGACCGTCATTCTTGCGCCAGAAGATTCCGATCCGCTGGTGCACGTTGATATGACTTATCATGTCGGTTCTGCTCGCGAAGAAATCGGTAAGTCTGGATTTGCGCACTTCTTTGAACACATGATGTTCCAAGGTTCGGAGAATGTTGGTGATCAACAGCATTTCAAAATCATCACTGAGGCTGGTGGTACACTCAATGGGACAACCAACCGAGACCGCACTAACTACTTTGAAACCGTACCTGCCAATCAGCTAGAAAAAATGCTTTGGCTCGAATCTGATCGTATGGGGTTCTTGCTTGATGCCGTTTCACAGCATAAGTTTGAAATTCAACGTTCTACGGTTAAAAACGAACGTGCTCAACGTTACGACAACCGTCCATACGGCTTGATCTGGGAACGCATGTCAGAAGCGTTATACCCTGAAGGGCATCCATACTCATGGCAAACTATTGGCTATGTGGAAGACTTAGATCGCGTTGACGTGAATGATCTTAAGGCCTTCTTCTTACGTTGGTATGGTCCAAATAACGCGACACTGACGATAGGTGGTGATCTGGATGTTGAAAAGACGCTGAACTGGGTTAACAAGTACTTTGGTTCTATTCCTCGTGGGCCTGAAGTTGATAATGCACCAAAGCAACCCGCAACACTGGCCGAAAGCAAATACATTACGTTAGAAGACCGTATTCAGCAGCCAATGGTAATGATCGCGTGGCCAACCACTTACGATGGTGAAGCGAGCCAAGCCTCACTGGATACCTTATCCGAAGTTCTTGGTGGCGGAACCAATAGCTTGCTCTATCAAGATCTGGTGAAAACCCAGAAAGCGGTGGATGCGGGTTCATTTCATGATTGTGCGGAGTTGGCATGTACGTTCTTTGTCTATGCGATGGGAGATTCTGGCGACAAGGGTGATTTATCTAAGCTGTATCAAGACCTTGAGCAGTCTTTGAAGAAATTTGCCGAAACGGGTGTAACAGAAGATCGCCTGGATCAGCTAACGGGTAAGGCTGAAGCCGATGCGATTTTTGCGTTGCAAAGTGTGAAAGGCAAGGTGACACAGTTAGCATCTAACGAAACTTTCTTTGGTCAGCCAGATTTAATTGAAAAGCAGCTAGAACAAATTCGCGCGGTGACGCCTGAGTCTGTTGATAAAGTTTACCGTGATTTTATTCAGGGCAAATCAAAAGTGACCCTCAGTGTGGTACCTACGGGTAAAACTGACCTGGCTGTTAAACCAGCAACTTTTGTCACACCTGAGCGCACACTGCCTGAATATAAAAAGATCACTGATGACCAACTTGCTTACCGCAGAGCTAGCGATGATTTTGATCGTTCTGTTCAGCCACCAATGGGTGAACCGGTAAAAGCAACCATGCCAGATCTGTATGACGTGCATTTTGATAATGGCTCTGAGCTTTTAGGGGCCGTGAGTGATGAAACGCCTACCGTTATGATGCAATTCAGCTTACCTGCCGGCACGCGTTATGTTGAAAAGGGCAAAGAAGGATTGGCGCAACTTACCGCATCAATGCTTCAGGAAGGCACGACGAAACGGAGTATGGAAGAGATTCAGGCTGAGCTCGATAAACTGGGCAGTGTCATTTCTGTCGATGCAACCGGGTATACGACCAATATCAGTGTCTCTGCATTAGAAAAAAACTTGGAACCAACCCTGAAGATCGTCGAAGAGATGTTGTTGTCTCCTGCATTCAAACAAGAGGACTTTGAACGGGTGAAAGAACAGGCTCTGGAAGGATTGGTGTATGAGCACCAAAGCCCAAGTTGGATGGCTTCGCAGGCAAGTCGCCAGGTACTATACGGTGATTCCATTTTCGCGCGCCCTAAAGATGGTACTCAAGCGGGGATGAAAGCGCTGACCCTAAATGATATCCGTGATTTTTACACAACGCATTACACGCCACATGGTGCTCAGATCACGGTTGTCGGCGATGTGAGTAAACAAGATATCGAGAAAAAGTTAGCGTTCTGGACTAACTGGCAGGATGATGCAGCACCGCTGTATGCACCGCAAACTATACCTGCGCTGGGTAAGCAAAAAGTTCACCTTGTCGACAAACCGGGAGCACCGCAAAGCGTGGTGATGATGGTCCGTCAAGGCGTGCCATACGATGCGACAGGGGAGTTCTTCTTAGGTCAGTTGGCTAACTTCAATTTATCGGGTAATTTCAATAGCCGCATCAACCAAAATTTACGTGAAGACAAGGGTTACACGTATGGTGCGTATGGCTATTTCTCTGGTAACCCAGAAACTGGCTCTGTGGTATTTACCGCACAAGTCCGTGCTGATTCGACCGTTGCTTCACTTATAGAGATGAAAAATGAACTGAATGAATTCTCTCAAGCTGGTATGACGGATGATGAGTTGAACTTTATGCGTCAGGCTGTGGGACAAAAAGATGCTCTGAAATACGAAACTCCGACACAAAAAGCGGAGCTCATCAGTAATATCTCTAAGTACAACCTCGATAAAGACTATCTTCAGCAGCGAAATGCGATTGTAGAAACCGTGGACAAGCAGACACTAAATACATTGGCACAGAAGTGGTTTGACCCTAATGACTATCAAATCATTGTCGTTGGCGATGCTAAATCACTTCGTCCTCAATTAGAAAAGTTGGGGAAAGACGTAGAAGAGCTTGAAATCATTCGATAG
- the gshA gene encoding glutamate--cysteine ligase, with translation MTDFAARLEKVASNPEVFKQFGRGVERETLRYRQDGQLATTPHPEGLGSAFTNQWITTDFSESLLEFITPVSHDIPELMAQLKDIHHFTQTKMGEEKMWPLSMPCYVASEDNINLAQYGSSNAARMKTLYREGLKRRYGSLMQIISGVHFNFSFPESFWDSLYGEQDEDARQETKSDAYFALIRNYYRFGWMIPYFFGASPALCGSFIQGRETSLPFESLGGTLFLPKSTSLRLSDLGYTNNAQSTLKIGFNSINQYLEGLSDAIRRPSEEFAKIGVKVDGEYRQLNSNVLQIENELYAPIRPKRVAQSGEKPSEALKRAGVEYIEVRSLDVNPFSPVGITEEQVRFLDLFLTWAALSDSEPMDNCELECWRDNWNKVIVSGREKGLMLQIGCQGERLPLQEWVHRVFAELRQIAVTIDEVNGDNAYQEVCDKLTGWIEEPELTTSGQLLELTKELGGLGKVGCSLGLKHREDNLNHGYQHYSQEVMEQEALASVEKQKQAELSDTMSFDEFLADYFSYLKQ, from the coding sequence TTGACTGATTTTGCTGCGCGACTGGAAAAAGTTGCATCAAACCCAGAAGTATTTAAGCAGTTTGGACGCGGTGTTGAGCGTGAAACTTTACGCTATCGTCAGGATGGACAGCTAGCAACAACACCTCATCCAGAGGGGTTGGGCTCAGCGTTCACGAACCAATGGATTACTACGGACTTTTCTGAGTCACTCTTGGAGTTTATTACTCCGGTTTCTCATGATATTCCGGAGCTAATGGCCCAACTGAAAGATATCCATCACTTTACCCAAACGAAAATGGGCGAAGAAAAAATGTGGCCGCTTTCGATGCCATGTTATGTCGCCAGTGAAGACAATATTAATCTGGCACAGTACGGATCGTCTAACGCAGCGCGAATGAAAACCCTCTACCGAGAAGGGTTAAAACGCCGTTATGGCAGCTTAATGCAGATTATTTCGGGCGTACACTTCAACTTCTCGTTCCCTGAATCATTTTGGGATTCACTATATGGTGAGCAGGATGAAGACGCTCGTCAGGAAACGAAATCTGACGCGTATTTTGCCCTAATTCGTAATTACTACCGTTTTGGTTGGATGATTCCCTATTTCTTTGGTGCTTCGCCTGCGCTGTGCGGTTCGTTTATTCAAGGTCGAGAAACGAGTTTACCTTTCGAGAGTTTAGGTGGGACGTTATTCTTACCGAAATCAACGTCTTTGCGTCTGAGTGACCTTGGTTACACGAATAATGCCCAGAGCACGCTAAAGATAGGCTTCAATAGTATTAACCAGTACCTGGAAGGTTTAAGTGATGCTATTCGTCGTCCGTCAGAAGAGTTTGCAAAAATTGGTGTGAAAGTGGATGGCGAGTACCGTCAACTTAACTCGAATGTTTTGCAAATAGAGAACGAATTGTACGCACCTATTCGCCCTAAACGCGTGGCTCAAAGTGGTGAGAAACCATCAGAAGCGTTAAAGCGTGCTGGTGTTGAGTATATTGAAGTTCGTTCATTGGATGTGAATCCATTCAGCCCGGTAGGCATAACTGAAGAACAAGTTCGCTTCCTCGATCTGTTCCTGACGTGGGCTGCATTGTCAGACTCAGAACCAATGGATAACTGTGAACTGGAATGTTGGCGCGATAACTGGAACAAGGTCATTGTTTCTGGTCGTGAAAAAGGCTTGATGCTTCAGATTGGTTGCCAAGGTGAACGACTGCCTCTACAGGAGTGGGTTCACCGAGTGTTTGCTGAGCTACGCCAAATTGCCGTGACGATAGATGAGGTGAATGGTGATAATGCTTACCAAGAGGTTTGCGATAAGTTAACTGGATGGATTGAGGAGCCTGAATTGACGACTTCTGGTCAATTGTTGGAACTGACTAAGGAGTTAGGCGGTTTAGGTAAAGTAGGTTGCTCACTCGGTCTAAAACATCGTGAAGATAACCTTAATCACGGCTACCAGCATTACTCACAAGAAGTGATGGAACAGGAAGCGTTAGCGTCTGTTGAGAAGCAAAAACAAGCAGAACTGAGTGACACGATGTCTTTTGATGAGTTCCTGGCAGACTATTTTTCTTATTTAAAACAATAA
- the luxS gene encoding S-ribosylhomocysteine lyase produces MPLLDSFTVDHTRMNAPAVRVAKTMQTPKGDTITVFDLRFTAPNKDILSEKGIHTLEHLYAGFMRSHLNGDSVEIIDISPMGCRTGFYMSLIGTPSEQQVADAWVASMEDVLKVESQNKIPELNEYQCGTAAMHSLDEAKQIAKNILAAGVSVNKNDELALPESMLKELRID; encoded by the coding sequence ATGCCTTTACTCGATAGTTTTACTGTGGATCACACTCGTATGAATGCACCTGCTGTGCGAGTCGCGAAAACCATGCAAACCCCAAAAGGGGACACCATTACTGTCTTCGATTTACGCTTTACCGCACCAAACAAAGACATCCTTTCAGAGAAAGGCATCCATACACTAGAGCACCTTTACGCCGGCTTTATGCGTAGCCACCTAAACGGTGACAGTGTAGAAATCATCGATATTTCTCCAATGGGTTGTCGTACTGGCTTCTACATGAGCCTGATCGGTACGCCTTCAGAGCAGCAAGTCGCAGATGCTTGGGTTGCATCAATGGAAGACGTGCTGAAAGTAGAGAGCCAGAACAAAATTCCTGAGCTGAATGAATACCAGTGTGGTACAGCTGCAATGCACTCATTGGATGAAGCAAAACAAATTGCGAAAAACATTTTGGCTGCGGGTGTGTCAGTGAATAAAAATGATGAGCTTGCTCTACCAGAGTCGATGTTGAAAGAACTGCGTATCGACTAA
- a CDS encoding CNNM domain-containing protein, with protein sequence MDDISTGILFALLACLIVISGYFSGSETGMMSLNRYRLKHLAKNGHKGARRVEKLLDRPDRLIGLILIGNNLVNILASAIATIIGMRLYGDMGVAIATGALTMVVLVFAEVTPKTIAALYPERVSYTSSILLTILMKLLSPLVLLVNFITNGFIRLLGVKADHSVEDHLSSEELRTVVNEAGGLIPRRHQDMLVSILDLEHVTVNDIMVPRNEITGIDINDDWKSIVRQLTHSPHGRIVFYRDQIDEVVGMLRLREAYRLMLEKNEFTKETLLRAADEVYYIPEGTPLNVQMLKFQRNKQRIGLIVDEYGDIIGLVTLEDILEEIIGEFTTSISPSLSDEISPQGDGSFLIEGSTNIRDINKGLKWHLPTDGPRTLNGLILEHLEDIPESHLSVQVSGHPMEIVEIEENRIKLVRVYPKRKKASN encoded by the coding sequence TTGGACGACATATCTACGGGTATCTTATTTGCGCTACTCGCGTGTCTTATCGTCATATCAGGTTACTTTTCCGGTTCAGAAACAGGGATGATGTCACTGAACCGTTATCGCTTGAAACACTTAGCCAAGAATGGGCATAAGGGGGCAAGGCGTGTCGAAAAGTTATTAGACCGCCCAGATCGTCTGATTGGTCTTATTCTTATCGGCAATAACCTTGTGAACATCCTCGCTTCAGCAATTGCGACCATTATCGGCATGCGCCTGTATGGTGATATGGGTGTCGCTATCGCGACCGGAGCGCTCACCATGGTTGTGTTGGTGTTTGCAGAAGTGACGCCTAAAACCATCGCCGCTCTGTATCCGGAGCGCGTGTCTTACACCAGCAGTATTCTGTTGACGATCCTGATGAAATTGCTTTCACCACTCGTGCTGTTAGTTAACTTCATCACCAATGGTTTTATTCGTCTGCTAGGAGTGAAGGCCGATCACTCGGTAGAAGATCACCTCAGTTCAGAAGAGTTACGCACGGTAGTAAATGAAGCTGGTGGGCTTATCCCTCGCCGTCACCAAGACATGTTGGTTTCCATTCTGGATCTTGAGCACGTCACAGTAAACGACATTATGGTGCCACGTAATGAAATTACTGGTATCGACATTAACGATGACTGGAAGTCTATCGTTCGTCAGTTAACACACTCACCGCATGGCCGTATCGTTTTTTATCGCGACCAGATTGATGAAGTGGTCGGCATGCTGCGCTTGCGTGAGGCTTACCGCCTGATGCTGGAAAAGAACGAGTTCACCAAAGAGACGTTACTGCGTGCGGCTGATGAGGTGTACTACATTCCTGAAGGGACGCCTCTAAACGTGCAGATGTTGAAGTTCCAGCGTAATAAGCAGCGCATTGGTCTTATCGTTGATGAGTATGGCGACATCATCGGTTTGGTTACGTTAGAAGATATTTTGGAGGAGATTATCGGTGAATTTACCACTTCGATCTCACCAAGCTTATCTGATGAAATTAGCCCGCAAGGTGATGGCAGCTTCTTAATCGAAGGCAGTACGAATATTCGTGACATCAATAAAGGTCTGAAATGGCATCTTCCTACTGATGGCCCTCGTACACTAAATGGCTTGATCCTGGAGCACTTAGAAGACATTCCTGAAAGCCACCTGAGCGTGCAAGTCTCCGGGCACCCGATGGAAATTGTCGAGATCGAAGAGAACCGAATTAAGTTAGTTCGCGTTTATCCCAAACGAAAGAAAGCCAGTAACTAA